The genomic DNA ACGCAGCGCGTGCGCCAGCGCCATGTGGGTGCGGTAAGCCCGACCAAAAAGGAAGTGGACTTTTTCTACCAGACGTACAAGGATTCGCTCCCGAGGCAGTACAACTGCGTGCAGCTGAGTCATATCCAGTTGAAGATTGAACCGGATTCCGCCATCGTGGATTCCGTGAAGCGCCTGGCAGAGAATCTCGTGGATAGCCTGAACCTGGGTATCAAATTTGAACTGCTTGCGAAGAACCATTCGCAGGATTCCTCTGCCGAAAAGGGAGGTGACCTCGGTTACTACAGGCGTGGACTTTTGGACCCGGCTTTTGAGCGCACGCTCGACCTGCTGAAGAATGGGCAGTATTCCTCCACTCCGGTCAAGACGGACCGTGGCTGGCACATTGTCCGCGTGATTGGCCGTAAGGAAGACGGCGTGCGTTCTGCACACATTCTGCTCCGCACGATTCCGACGGCAGCGGATTCTGCACGCGTGCTGCAACTGGCGGATTCTCTCCGTGCCTCCATCAAGACGAAGGACGATTTCTCTGCGGCGGCGAAGAAGTTCAGTACCGACAAGTCGAGCAACTTTGCGGGAGGCCTGCTGGGCTGGTACCAGAAGAACGAGATGGAACCCGCGTACGTTGACCCCGTTTCTAACCTGAACGTGGGCGAAGTCTCGGAGCCTGTGGAGATTGACGGTTCGTACCACCTGTTCCGCCTGGACGATTCTCGCCAGGTTCGCGAACTCACGCTCGAGGAAGATTACGGCAAGATTGAGGCTATGGCGGCAAACCACCTGGAAAACGAGAAACTGAACGCCCTCCTCAAGAAGTGGCGCGAGGAAGTCCACATCGAAATCCGCATGACGGAATAGTTCTCCGGTTTATCGCGAGGAGCACGGACCATCATGATTCACTTCACCCACGTGACAAAGTCCTACGAGGATAACTGGAAGGCGCTGAACAATGTCACCTTCCGTATCAATAAGGGTGAGTTCGTGTTCCTGACGGGGCATTCGGGTGCGGGTAAGTCGACCGTGCTGAAATTAATTTATATGGACGAACGCCCCGATATGGAACGTGGCGGCCAGGTAATGGTGAAGTTCACCAGCGACTGCATTTACGACAGCAAGAGTTCTCCGGACAACAGGATACAGGCGTTCCGCCGCAAGATGGGAATAATTTTCCAGGATTTCAAGTTATTGCCCGACAGGAACGTTTTTGAGAACGTGGCGCTGGCACTGCGCATCGTAGGGACCCCGAGCAGCAAGATAAATGCGGCCGTGTTTGACGCGCTTGCCCTGGTGGGGATAAGCCAGAAACGATTTGCGATGCCCTATACGCTTTCCGGTGGTGAACAGCAGCGTGTGGCGATTGCCCGCGCGATGGTGCATAACCCGTACTTGCTCTTGGCGGACGAACCGACCGGTAACCTGGACCCGAAAAACGCCGACGAGGTGTTCAAGATTTTCAAGGAAATCAATGCCCGCGGCACCACCGTGGTGATGGCGACGCATAACCCGGACTTTTACCTGAATAGCCCGTTCCGCCGCCTGGTGCTTGATCACGGCGAACTCTTGAACAGAGACCTGATTTAATTGCGCTGGTTATTTTTGTAAACGGAAAAGACATCAAGGCCCTTTCTTTTGGGCTGTGAAAAATTTATTCTTAGGGCATGAAATTCAGCGTCCGCTACAACCATGTCGGCTATGCCCCCAAGGGGCCGAAGGTTTTCCTGCTTGCATGCGATGTGGCGGATAATCCCCTGAAGGGAATGCAGCCGTGGTTTGAGGTATATACCGAGAGGGGAGAACGCGTGTTCGGTGCCTCGATGGCCGAGAAGGGCGCCTGTTCATATACAGACGAATTTGTATGGGAAGGCGACTTTTCGGAAATTGCAAGGGATGGGAATTACCGTATTGCGGTGATGGATGCGAAGGGGAATATCCTTGCCGAATCAAAGTTCTTTGAAGTTTCTGATAGGCTTGCCCTGGAACAACTTTCGCTGACGCTCAAGTCGTTCTATTTTCAGCGCTGTGGTGTGGAGTTGACTCCGGACCGTGCTGGGAAATGGGCGAGACCCGCCGCGCATCTGGACGACAACATCGAATTCCACCCGAGCATGGAACGTGCCGGAACGTGGAATGCTCATGGCGGCTGGTACGATGCTGGCGACTACGGCAAGTATATAGTGAATGGCGGTGTGTCGCTGGCGACGCTCCTGCTGGCGGCAGAATTTGCGGATGACCGCCCGATGGTTTCTAGCAATGCGGACTTTTTCGATGTGGGGTCGTTCCGCTCGAACCTGCTCGAGGAAATCCGGTTCGAACTTGAATTTTTCCTCCGCATGCAGGACGAAGACGGCGGTGTGTTTTTCAAGGTGTCGCCGGTGCGCTGGGACGGGTTTGTTTCGCCGTCGCAGTCCGATGCCCTGCAGAAGCGCCAGATTCTCGGGAAATCGACCACATCGACACTGAATTTTGCAGGTGCTCTTGCGCAGGCGCATCGCGTATTTGCCCGTGCGTATCCCGGATTTGCCAAGCAGTGTCTGGATGCAGCCCTCCGCGCTTACCGCTGGGCCGTCGAGAATCCCGATGTCACTTACCCGCACAATACCGAGGGTAGCGGCGGGTACGGTGACGAGCGCTACGATGACGAGTTCTTCTGGGCGCGCGCGATGCTGTACCGCGAAGGGCAGGTCGCTGGTGCGGACCTTAAGGAACTGCTCCTCCGTGACATGGAAAAATGCCCGCCCGATTTGGGCATGAGCTGGCGCGATACGCAAAACTTGGGCTGGATTGCGCTTGCCCTGCAGTCGCAGGACCCGGATTTGCAGGTACGAGCCCGCAATACGCTGAAGGGCGTTGCGGACAAAATCGTGAAACTTGCCGGCGAGGACCCGTACGGGCTTTCTATCCGCAAGTTTGTATGGGGTTCGAACGGCGAAATAGCAAACCACGCGCTTACATTGTTCCTTGTGGATGAATGGTTCCCGTCGAAAGTCTATGCGGACTGTGCAAGGCGCATGCTGGACTTTATTTTCGGGAAGAATCCGGTGGACCGCTGCTTCGTGACGGGCTCCGCGTGGAGTTCTCCGAAGTTCATCCATCATCGCATAAGCCATTCCGACGGAATCGAGGCCCCGATTCCCGGGCTTCTCGCGGGTGGCATCAATGCCGACAGGCAGGACCTGCATAGGTTCCCGCATTATCCGGGCCCGCAGCCGGGATTCTCGTACACGGATGAGCGCTGTTCCTTTGCGAGTAACGAGACCGCTATCAACTGGAATGCCCCGCTGGTTGCTGCACTCAGTTTCTGCTGCTAATTTTTAACCGGCGCCTGTTGCACAACATTTAATTTGTTTATATATTAAAACCTGATGAAGCTGATCAGGTCCAGATTTGCGATATTTTACGCGCTTGTTTTGGCGTGGCTTGCATTCTGTTGCATGGCTTGTGACCCGGATTGGGAAACTGACCCTGAATACTCGACCGACATTGCCGCATATAAGCCCGACAAGGTAGATTCCCTGGAATTGCGGATTACGTACCAGGCCGGAGATATCGTCTGGGCGGATACGTCCGTAGTACAGGATTCGGTGAATAGGATTGTTTGCAGGGACACTTGCGACAGCCTGTTTTCGCTAGGTCGCGAGAACAAGGTTTCTGTCAATATCTCCTTCTATTGCGGCGACAAGGTTGTTGCGCTGCCCACGTACGAGATTGATAGCCATTCGGAATACTGGAAGCCGGATGACCTCAATTTTCGTTTTGTGGAATTTGACGAGCGCAGTATCGCCGGAGATTACGAGTTCGATAAATTCCTGCCGCCGGAGGATACATCCTGTGGCAAGTTCGTGAATTACGCAGCCCTGAGGTTGAAATGTTCCAACGGATGGTGCAATTAGTAGCGTGCTTGGCCTGTGCGGCGCTTGCCATTTCGGACGATTCGGTACTCCCGTATTTCGAAGTATCCCTGGGTGGCCATTATACGAAATCTAGTTACGAGACGGAATCCTCTACCCATTGGTATCACGACAAGGACCGCGACGAGATGGTCTATGACGAGAACCTCACTTACGACATTTACTCGTTTGAAGGGGGTGGCCCGATACTCGATGTGCAGGCGGGGCTTTCTCTAGCCAAGCGGTTTATTTTCCTTTTTGATTTGGGCCTTGCCGTATCGATAGGCGATTCACGCTACAAGTTCTATTCCCGTGACAAGGAGGAATACGATAGGACTGAAGTCATGGTCCGCCCGATATTTGGCTTTGGATTAAAGGTGTATCCCTTCCAGACAAAATCTTCATTTTTATACGGGACTTTTATCGGGGCGACACTTTCGTTCATGTTTACCGACAACCTATGGGAAGACTACGGAATGGCATACTGTGGTTTTGAGGTTGGCGGCAAGTTCGAGGTAGGCAAACTCTGGAAGGTGTCGGAGCATTACTTCATCGGCTTTACCCTGAATATGGGAATATATGAAAACGCGACTGGCTCGAATTACGAATACGGCGATGAGAACTTCCGGATAGGGAAGAACCCGAAACGCGACCCTGTTGAAGAAATAAATAACCTCCATCTAGGGATTTCGCTGACTGCCGCTTGGAAGTAGCGCTGTTTTAACGGGGCTTGATTTCCCTGATTTCGCCTGGCTTTAAATTGCCCAGTGTGTATTTGTCGAACTGGATGCGCATGAGCCGCATGACTTCATAACCCAGGTGGGCGAGCATGCGGCGGATTTCGCGGTTCTTGCCTTCGGACAACGTAATTTCGAGCCAGCAGTTCTTTTCGCCTTCGCTGTGGAGAACGGCGCGCTCCGCGTGCAT from Fibrobacter sp. UWR3 includes the following:
- a CDS encoding glycoside hydrolase family 9 protein encodes the protein MKFSVRYNHVGYAPKGPKVFLLACDVADNPLKGMQPWFEVYTERGERVFGASMAEKGACSYTDEFVWEGDFSEIARDGNYRIAVMDAKGNILAESKFFEVSDRLALEQLSLTLKSFYFQRCGVELTPDRAGKWARPAAHLDDNIEFHPSMERAGTWNAHGGWYDAGDYGKYIVNGGVSLATLLLAAEFADDRPMVSSNADFFDVGSFRSNLLEEIRFELEFFLRMQDEDGGVFFKVSPVRWDGFVSPSQSDALQKRQILGKSTTSTLNFAGALAQAHRVFARAYPGFAKQCLDAALRAYRWAVENPDVTYPHNTEGSGGYGDERYDDEFFWARAMLYREGQVAGADLKELLLRDMEKCPPDLGMSWRDTQNLGWIALALQSQDPDLQVRARNTLKGVADKIVKLAGEDPYGLSIRKFVWGSNGEIANHALTLFLVDEWFPSKVYADCARRMLDFIFGKNPVDRCFVTGSAWSSPKFIHHRISHSDGIEAPIPGLLAGGINADRQDLHRFPHYPGPQPGFSYTDERCSFASNETAINWNAPLVAALSFCC
- a CDS encoding cell division ATP-binding protein FtsE, producing the protein MIHFTHVTKSYEDNWKALNNVTFRINKGEFVFLTGHSGAGKSTVLKLIYMDERPDMERGGQVMVKFTSDCIYDSKSSPDNRIQAFRRKMGIIFQDFKLLPDRNVFENVALALRIVGTPSSKINAAVFDALALVGISQKRFAMPYTLSGGEQQRVAIARAMVHNPYLLLADEPTGNLDPKNADEVFKIFKEINARGTTVVMATHNPDFYLNSPFRRLVLDHGELLNRDLI
- a CDS encoding peptidylprolyl isomerase, giving the protein MKKFYLVVVALAGLVASAFSAPVLMEGIAAIVDGKPIMRSEFLNNLYHFQETPEGAAMTEEQQKQYVLDKLIEEKVLLSRIDRDSIVVSDAEIDQRVTAHLSQLAASQNVNMATLEKAIRSQLGVSMAQYREQLAKQIRSHVETQRVRQRHVGAVSPTKKEVDFFYQTYKDSLPRQYNCVQLSHIQLKIEPDSAIVDSVKRLAENLVDSLNLGIKFELLAKNHSQDSSAEKGGDLGYYRRGLLDPAFERTLDLLKNGQYSSTPVKTDRGWHIVRVIGRKEDGVRSAHILLRTIPTAADSARVLQLADSLRASIKTKDDFSAAAKKFSTDKSSNFAGGLLGWYQKNEMEPAYVDPVSNLNVGEVSEPVEIDGSYHLFRLDDSRQVRELTLEEDYGKIEAMAANHLENEKLNALLKKWREEVHIEIRMTE